A portion of the Anoxybacillus gonensis genome contains these proteins:
- a CDS encoding putative bifunctional diguanylate cyclase/phosphodiesterase, which produces MTKKEKWSIMVISLAFICFIAILLFSSALTMTFKQNHFLSLHTLLEFFSITVAMAIAFQGWISFPQALSRRRLRIATTFLAVGCLDLLHALTYKEMPGIVFADSSVQLATSFWLAARLTQAVFLLLAFLLPDGPIQQNEKLLGFFVPLLYVGIVSMSIVHFADSLPPLVVEGLGTTPLKNGVEYVVTTLHIITIVLLIRHYKEKRLAPTLDVIIGFVFLFLSELIFTLYRHVYDVLNVFGHVYKVIGFSYFLRGLYLASFKEPFQARERAEQALAKSREQLRKQALFDELTNLPNRRYFIDTLRERLKIAKEKNETVALFFLDLDNFKNINDSLGHAAGDLLLQLVAKRLSHLHDHFVARLGGDEFAVIVADVPSFEQVAQQMIDILGEPFFIRQKELFITTSLGVSVYPTDGEDEMTLIQHADMAMYEAKKKGKNQWAMYDPTFEQERIRKSLIRQRLHVALEQRAIAVYYQPIIDMKKNQLVGMEALARWNDEELGFVPPNEFISIAEEDGFIIPLGEYIFQTAVFDLKRLHEQGMTHVYVSINLSLRQLKNEQFLSFVQQLLEKTSLQPNHIELEITENIALSDEKQVIETIRALKQIGIRIAIDDFGSGYSSIGYLRHISVDTLKIDKSFIFEVITNEHTAKLTEAIIALAHRLHLHIVAEGVETDQHVSFLQSTHCDKVQGYFFSPPVPFEKVVKQVQIAHIQ; this is translated from the coding sequence ATGACAAAAAAAGAGAAATGGTCAATAATGGTGATCTCGTTGGCCTTCATTTGTTTCATTGCCATTTTGCTGTTTAGTTCAGCGCTAACAATGACATTTAAACAAAATCACTTTTTATCGCTTCATACATTGCTTGAGTTTTTCAGCATTACAGTTGCGATGGCTATTGCATTTCAAGGATGGATTTCGTTTCCGCAAGCGTTATCGCGCCGTCGATTGCGCATTGCGACAACTTTTTTAGCCGTCGGCTGCCTCGATTTATTGCATGCGCTTACATATAAAGAAATGCCGGGCATTGTGTTTGCGGATAGTTCCGTTCAACTTGCAACTTCTTTTTGGCTAGCTGCTCGGCTCACACAAGCAGTCTTTTTATTGCTCGCTTTTTTACTTCCTGATGGACCGATTCAACAAAACGAGAAGCTGCTCGGTTTCTTTGTTCCTTTACTATATGTAGGAATTGTGTCAATGAGTATCGTTCATTTTGCAGATTCCTTGCCACCGCTTGTCGTTGAAGGACTAGGAACAACTCCACTAAAAAACGGAGTAGAGTACGTCGTCACAACATTACACATCATCACGATCGTTTTACTCATTCGACACTATAAAGAAAAACGGCTAGCGCCAACGCTTGATGTCATCATCGGTTTCGTCTTTTTATTTTTAAGCGAGCTTATTTTTACGTTATATCGTCACGTTTATGATGTGTTAAATGTATTCGGACACGTATATAAAGTGATCGGCTTTTCTTATTTTTTACGCGGGTTATATTTAGCATCGTTTAAAGAACCGTTTCAAGCAAGAGAACGCGCCGAGCAAGCGCTCGCTAAAAGTAGAGAACAACTGAGAAAACAAGCTTTATTTGATGAGCTAACAAATTTACCAAATCGCCGCTATTTTATTGATACACTTCGTGAACGCTTAAAAATAGCGAAAGAAAAAAACGAAACTGTGGCGCTTTTTTTTCTTGATTTAGATAACTTTAAAAACATTAACGACTCACTTGGTCACGCGGCTGGCGATCTTTTGTTGCAATTGGTGGCGAAACGATTAAGCCATTTGCACGATCATTTTGTCGCTCGCCTTGGGGGCGATGAATTTGCGGTCATTGTTGCTGATGTTCCTTCATTTGAACAAGTGGCACAACAAATGATTGATATACTTGGTGAACCTTTTTTCATTCGTCAAAAAGAATTATTTATTACAACAAGTCTCGGCGTGAGCGTATACCCAACAGATGGGGAAGATGAAATGACTTTGATTCAACATGCGGATATGGCAATGTACGAGGCAAAGAAAAAAGGAAAAAATCAATGGGCGATGTACGATCCAACGTTTGAACAAGAGCGCATCCGCAAATCACTCATTCGCCAACGATTACACGTCGCTTTAGAGCAACGTGCCATTGCTGTATATTATCAACCAATTATCGACATGAAAAAAAATCAACTGGTTGGAATGGAAGCGCTCGCTCGCTGGAACGATGAAGAACTTGGCTTCGTTCCACCAAATGAATTTATTAGCATCGCCGAAGAGGATGGTTTTATTATTCCGCTTGGAGAATATATTTTCCAAACAGCTGTTTTTGATTTAAAACGACTACATGAACAAGGCATGACTCACGTATACGTCAGCATTAACTTATCGCTCCGTCAATTAAAAAACGAGCAATTTCTTTCTTTTGTACAACAATTATTAGAGAAAACGAGTTTACAGCCAAACCATATTGAATTAGAAATTACAGAAAACATTGCGTTAAGCGATGAAAAGCAAGTCATCGAAACGATTCGTGCACTAAAACAAATAGGAATTCGTATCGCAATTGACGATTTCGGTAGCGGTTATTCATCAATCGGTTATTTGCGCCATATTTCTGTCGATACACTTAAAATTGACAAATCGTTTATTTTCGAAGTCATTACAAACGAACATACTGCAAAATTAACCGAAGCCATTATTGCACTTGCCCATCGCTTACATTTGCATATTGTCGCTGAAGGAGTAGAA
- a CDS encoding C40 family peptidase, whose protein sequence is MKKSLATAALFMLLSFTFFANPFKTEAAFSANTLIAEAHKVIGTPYRAGGTTPKGFDCSGFVSYTYKKVGVSLPRSSGAMYGVGKPVSLKQLAPGDLLFFKTSKHKGISHVAIYIGNGRMIHSTSSKGVKIDSIHQSYWKQRFVGAKRL, encoded by the coding sequence ATGAAAAAGTCTCTAGCCACTGCCGCTCTCTTCATGTTACTAAGTTTCACTTTTTTTGCAAACCCTTTCAAAACAGAAGCTGCGTTTTCGGCAAATACGCTCATCGCTGAAGCGCATAAAGTGATTGGTACACCGTATCGTGCAGGAGGAACGACACCAAAAGGGTTTGATTGCTCTGGTTTTGTTAGCTATACATACAAAAAAGTAGGCGTTTCGCTTCCTCGTTCTTCAGGAGCGATGTATGGAGTCGGAAAGCCTGTTTCCCTCAAACAATTAGCACCGGGGGATTTGCTGTTTTTTAAAACATCGAAACATAAAGGGATTTCTCACGTTGCAATCTATATTGGCAACGGACGTATGATCCATTCTACATCGTCAAAAGGGGTCAAAATAGACTCTATTCATCAATCTTATTGGAAACAACGTTTTGTTGGAGCAAAACGTTTATAA
- a CDS encoding TerC family protein gives MGDWMISSEAIVALLKIIAIDIILSGDNAIVIAMATRRLPEKQRNRAILFGTAGAVILRILFAAIIVFLLQIPFVHFIGGLLLLWIAYKVLVNEEEEANVQAADRLWKAIWTIIVADAVMSLDNVVAIAGASGGHIGMIAFGVAISIPIMIFGSKAIVLAMEKYKWIPYVGSGILAWTAGEMLLKDEQIKKWIAFPHGSQSLVFLIMVTASILLAGYVKNKKIDKRKIA, from the coding sequence ATGGGTGATTGGATGATTTCTTCAGAAGCGATTGTCGCTTTGTTAAAAATTATTGCGATTGACATTATTCTATCTGGAGACAATGCGATTGTCATTGCGATGGCTACACGGCGATTGCCGGAAAAACAACGCAATCGGGCTATTTTATTCGGTACTGCTGGCGCGGTCATTTTGCGCATATTGTTTGCGGCCATTATCGTCTTTTTATTGCAAATTCCGTTTGTTCATTTTATTGGGGGATTATTGTTGCTTTGGATTGCGTATAAAGTGCTTGTGAATGAGGAAGAAGAAGCGAATGTGCAAGCGGCCGACCGTTTATGGAAAGCGATTTGGACGATTATTGTAGCCGATGCTGTCATGAGCTTAGATAATGTTGTGGCGATTGCCGGAGCATCAGGGGGGCATATTGGTATGATCGCTTTCGGTGTCGCAATCAGTATTCCGATTATGATTTTTGGGTCGAAGGCGATTGTGTTGGCGATGGAGAAATATAAATGGATTCCGTATGTTGGATCAGGTATTTTAGCGTGGACCGCAGGGGAGATGTTATTAAAGGATGAACAAATCAAAAAATGGATTGCTTTTCCGCACGGTTCGCAATCGCTCGTATTTCTTATTATGGTGACAGCTTCTATTTTACTAGCAGGATATGTAAAAAATAAAAAAATAGATAAACGAAAAATCGCATAA
- the cdr gene encoding CoA-disulfide reductase encodes MSKKIVIVGGVAGGATTAARLRRLDEQAEIVMFERGEYISFANCGLPYYIGGAIAERDALLVQTVEGMAEKFHLDIRIQSEVIAINRERKTVTVKHLPTGETYEESYDYLVLSPGASPIKPNIPGIEEASDLFTLRNIPDTDRIKSYVDEKKPKKAVVIGGGFIGIEMAENLWERGIDVTLVEMAKQIMAPVDYEMAAILHQHIKDKGVRLILEDGVASFEQKGKIVRLQSGTTIETDMIVLAIGVKPENELAKQAGLTIGERGGIQVNEYLQTSDPSIYAIGDAIEVIDYINGKPTHIPLAWPANRQGRIVADHIYGRNVRYNGTLGTAIAKVFDMTVAATGNNEKTLQRLGIAYEVLHIHPNSHASYYPGAFPIALKLLFDRKTGRIFGAQAVGYDGVDKRIDVIATAIKGGMTVFDLPDLELAYAPPYSSAKDPVNMAGYVASNMIENMVETIQWHEVNQLVKNGACLVDVREEMERDMGFIPGSINIPLGQLRKRLHELPKDETIYVYCQVGLRGYLAARILTQHGFRVKNLDGGYKTYAAVYNEYEAHQAEKKEKQVERVDVMNVQATTTLDACGLQCPGPIMKVYQTMEQLKDGDVLEVKATDPGFARDIQSWCKKTGNTLLKTTFENKMFIAYIQKGTTAPTPSIKETKKDGATIVVFSGDLDKAIASFIIASGAAAMGKKVTMFFTFWGLNILRKKDAPPVQKDMLEKMFGMMMPKGVHDLPLSKMNMAGMGPKMIQYVMEKKHVDDIETLMKNAMAAGVKLVACSMSMDIMGIKKEELIDGIEVGGVATYLGDAEEAGLNLFI; translated from the coding sequence ATGAGCAAAAAAATTGTCATTGTTGGTGGTGTAGCTGGTGGCGCAACAACAGCGGCTCGTCTACGCCGTTTAGATGAACAAGCAGAAATCGTGATGTTTGAACGTGGAGAATATATTTCGTTTGCAAACTGTGGTCTTCCATATTATATCGGCGGTGCTATCGCAGAGCGTGATGCTTTGCTCGTTCAAACGGTTGAAGGCATGGCGGAAAAATTTCATCTCGACATCCGCATTCAAAGTGAAGTGATTGCGATCAACCGCGAACGTAAAACGGTAACTGTGAAACATTTACCAACAGGTGAAACGTACGAAGAAAGTTATGACTATCTCGTTTTATCACCTGGAGCAAGCCCGATCAAACCAAACATTCCAGGCATAGAAGAAGCAAGCGACTTATTTACATTGCGCAACATTCCAGATACAGATCGAATCAAATCATATGTAGATGAAAAGAAACCGAAAAAAGCTGTCGTCATCGGTGGCGGTTTTATCGGTATAGAAATGGCAGAAAACTTATGGGAGCGCGGCATAGACGTAACGCTCGTTGAAATGGCAAAACAAATTATGGCACCCGTTGACTATGAAATGGCGGCGATTCTTCACCAACATATAAAAGATAAAGGCGTTCGTCTCATTTTAGAAGATGGCGTTGCATCATTTGAGCAAAAAGGAAAAATCGTTCGCTTACAAAGTGGAACAACGATCGAAACGGACATGATCGTCTTAGCCATTGGCGTAAAACCAGAAAATGAATTAGCCAAACAAGCAGGACTAACTATTGGCGAACGGGGTGGCATTCAAGTCAATGAATATTTACAAACGTCTGATCCATCCATCTATGCGATTGGTGATGCGATTGAGGTGATTGACTATATTAACGGCAAGCCGACTCACATTCCGCTCGCATGGCCAGCAAACCGCCAAGGTCGAATCGTTGCCGACCATATTTATGGCCGGAACGTACGTTACAACGGAACGCTTGGCACAGCGATTGCAAAAGTATTTGATATGACGGTTGCGGCAACAGGAAACAACGAAAAAACGCTACAACGTCTCGGCATCGCATATGAAGTTTTACACATCCATCCAAATTCACACGCAAGCTATTATCCAGGTGCATTTCCAATCGCCCTAAAATTATTGTTCGATCGCAAAACCGGTCGCATATTCGGTGCTCAAGCGGTCGGTTACGATGGGGTGGATAAACGAATTGATGTCATTGCAACAGCAATCAAAGGTGGAATGACAGTATTCGATTTACCAGATTTAGAATTAGCTTACGCACCGCCATATTCATCGGCTAAAGACCCAGTCAATATGGCAGGGTACGTTGCATCAAATATGATTGAAAACATGGTCGAAACAATTCAATGGCATGAAGTCAATCAATTAGTGAAAAACGGAGCATGCCTCGTGGACGTTCGTGAAGAAATGGAACGCGACATGGGATTTATTCCGGGCTCAATCAACATTCCGCTCGGGCAATTACGCAAACGACTTCACGAGCTACCAAAAGATGAAACGATCTACGTTTATTGCCAAGTAGGATTACGCGGTTATTTAGCAGCACGCATATTAACTCAACATGGCTTCCGCGTGAAAAACTTAGATGGCGGATATAAAACATATGCCGCTGTTTACAACGAATATGAAGCACATCAAGCAGAGAAAAAAGAAAAACAAGTGGAGCGTGTCGATGTCATGAATGTTCAAGCGACAACAACATTAGATGCATGCGGACTTCAATGCCCTGGCCCAATTATGAAAGTATATCAAACAATGGAACAGCTAAAAGATGGCGACGTATTAGAAGTAAAAGCAACGGACCCAGGATTTGCTCGCGACATTCAATCATGGTGTAAAAAAACAGGGAACACGTTACTAAAAACTACGTTCGAAAATAAAATGTTTATCGCCTATATTCAAAAAGGAACGACAGCACCGACTCCATCTATAAAAGAAACGAAAAAAGACGGGGCAACGATCGTTGTGTTTAGCGGAGATTTAGATAAAGCGATTGCATCGTTTATTATCGCATCTGGTGCGGCGGCAATGGGCAAAAAAGTAACGATGTTCTTTACATTCTGGGGACTAAATATTTTACGGAAAAAAGACGCTCCTCCGGTACAAAAAGATATGCTTGAGAAAATGTTCGGCATGATGATGCCAAAAGGTGTTCATGACCTCCCATTATCAAAAATGAACATGGCAGGCATGGGACCAAAAATGATTCAATACGTCATGGAAAAGAAACATGTAGACGACATTGAAACATTAATGAAAAATGCCATGGCCGCAGGTGTCAAACTTGTCGCTTGCTCGATGTCAATGGACATTATGGGCATTAAAAAAGAGGAATTAATTGATGGAATCGAAGTGGGCGGTGTCGCAACATATTTAGGTGATGCAGAAGAAGCAGGCTTAAACTTATTTATTTAA
- a CDS encoding arginase family protein, translating to MHPSVTFLNFDNTYTWQRNLLRFPHEWIDMYDIEGTNLYCDDDAIKEIEKRIARRHTRGVTLIGSGNYHYVSYVLLKQFHELFTLVLFDHHTDMNEQTLFPLLSCGSWVSYAQKHVPTLKHVVMIGSATSYVSSHVTTFPKNDVMYAPMTIVRAIPTKHVYISIDKDVLRPQDAQTNWDQGTMSLQMLLTYIDYLFRYKHVLGVDVCGEDRTFCVKNEQANEAIIRACFKHMPISSAS from the coding sequence ATGCATCCAAGTGTAACGTTTTTAAACTTCGACAACACGTATACGTGGCAACGAAATCTTCTCCGTTTTCCTCATGAATGGATCGATATGTATGACATCGAAGGAACAAATTTATATTGTGATGATGATGCAATAAAAGAGATTGAAAAAAGAATTGCACGTCGCCATACGAGAGGGGTGACGTTGATCGGAAGCGGCAACTATCATTATGTTTCATACGTATTGCTTAAGCAGTTTCATGAGCTGTTTACACTCGTATTGTTTGATCATCATACAGACATGAACGAACAAACGCTGTTTCCGCTTCTGTCATGTGGCTCATGGGTATCATATGCTCAAAAACATGTTCCGACATTAAAACACGTTGTCATGATCGGTTCAGCAACTTCGTACGTATCTTCACATGTCACGACTTTTCCAAAAAATGATGTGATGTATGCGCCAATGACGATTGTGCGCGCCATTCCGACAAAACATGTGTACATTAGCATAGATAAAGATGTGCTTCGCCCACAAGATGCACAAACAAACTGGGACCAAGGGACGATGTCGTTGCAGATGCTTTTGACTTACATCGACTATCTTTTCCGGTACAAGCATGTGCTCGGTGTTGATGTATGCGGTGAGGATCGAACATTTTGTGTAAAAAATGAGCAAGCAAATGAAGCGATTATACGCGCATGTTTCAAACATATGCCGATATCATCTGCGTCGTAA
- a CDS encoding FeoA family protein has product MVAMTQLRVGERAKIVDLSRVSDLVKRRLLDMGVTEGAEICLKCTMPLGGPFMIENCGQCVGIRRNEAMNIQVKPL; this is encoded by the coding sequence ATGGTTGCGATGACGCAATTACGAGTTGGGGAACGTGCAAAAATTGTTGATTTATCGCGAGTAAGCGATTTAGTAAAAAGAAGATTGCTAGACATGGGGGTCACGGAAGGGGCGGAAATTTGTTTAAAATGTACGATGCCACTTGGTGGCCCATTTATGATTGAAAATTGCGGACAATGCGTCGGCATTCGTCGCAATGAAGCAATGAACATTCAGGTGAAGCCGTTATGA
- the feoB gene encoding ferrous iron transport protein B, translated as MMHIALVGNPNTGKTSLFNQLTGTYEYVGNWSGVTVEKKVGVLRNKQAKMIDLPGVYSLHPLSRDERVVTQFLLTESFDEILNIVDASQLERNLLLTVQLLEFGKPLAIALNMVDVAERRGILIDQEKLAAALRVPVVPVIARTGKGCDQVEHLLLEKATEQTEPLTLFYGGTMERAIERFRAAWGTEEKFPVRWLAIQFYEGNSYVRDYVAKKLPEATWRSLYEQAEKEVQQTEQMPPAQLIYERRRSFVKEIIEQSVQRKEIGRVTLTDRIDAVVTNKYVGIPLFLLAMYILFQLTFDWLGAPLSDLLDAFFAGPLTNVVTAMLEAIGASEFIRSLIVDGIIAGVGGVFVFVPQIFILFFFISFLEDSGYMARVALVMDRLMEAVGLNGKAFIPLIIGFGCNVPGVMAARTIEQPRERLVTMLLTPLMSCSARLPVYALFVGAFFAAHQAIVVLSLYVLGVSLALILAKLFSLTILKEEASVFVVELPPYRMPQWQALWRSTWDKGKGFVRKAGTFIFGGSVAIWLLSYVGPHGVNVNMDDSFLAMIGGVLAPLLAPLGFGTWQAGAALLTGFLAKEVVVSTMNIIYHVPDVESLQGLMASHFTALSAFSFMVFVLLYVPCLATVATIYKETRSRKWTMFSIGYALVLAYIVSFVIYQVGSLFGF; from the coding sequence ATGATGCATATTGCGCTTGTGGGTAATCCAAATACAGGAAAAACATCATTGTTTAATCAGTTAACCGGCACGTACGAATATGTTGGAAACTGGAGCGGCGTGACCGTTGAAAAAAAAGTGGGTGTTTTGCGAAATAAACAAGCAAAAATGATTGATTTGCCTGGCGTATATTCACTTCATCCACTTTCCCGTGATGAACGAGTGGTGACGCAATTTTTATTGACGGAGTCGTTCGATGAAATTTTAAATATCGTCGATGCCTCACAACTAGAACGGAATTTATTGTTAACTGTTCAACTACTAGAATTCGGTAAACCACTAGCGATTGCTTTAAATATGGTCGATGTAGCAGAAAGACGCGGGATACTCATTGATCAAGAAAAATTGGCAGCAGCGTTGCGCGTGCCAGTTGTTCCTGTCATTGCTCGCACAGGGAAGGGATGTGATCAAGTAGAGCATTTGTTGCTTGAAAAAGCAACAGAGCAAACAGAGCCTCTTACTCTTTTTTATGGTGGAACGATGGAACGAGCAATTGAGCGCTTTCGTGCCGCATGGGGAACGGAGGAGAAATTCCCTGTCCGTTGGTTAGCTATTCAGTTTTATGAAGGGAATAGCTATGTTCGTGATTATGTAGCGAAAAAATTGCCAGAAGCAACATGGCGCTCATTGTATGAACAAGCAGAAAAAGAAGTGCAACAAACAGAGCAAATGCCACCTGCACAGCTCATTTATGAACGGCGCCGTTCATTTGTAAAAGAAATCATTGAACAATCCGTACAGCGCAAAGAAATCGGACGGGTGACGCTAACGGATCGAATTGATGCTGTTGTAACAAATAAATATGTCGGTATTCCGCTTTTTTTATTGGCGATGTATATTTTATTTCAACTTACATTCGACTGGCTCGGAGCACCGCTTTCCGATTTGCTTGACGCATTTTTCGCTGGTCCGTTGACGAATGTGGTCACAGCGATGTTGGAAGCCATCGGGGCTTCTGAATTTATTCGTTCGCTTATCGTCGATGGCATTATCGCAGGAGTAGGCGGCGTGTTTGTATTCGTGCCACAAATTTTCATTTTGTTTTTCTTTATTTCGTTTTTAGAAGATTCGGGATATATGGCGCGTGTAGCGCTTGTCATGGATCGATTAATGGAAGCGGTCGGATTAAACGGAAAAGCATTTATTCCACTTATTATTGGATTTGGTTGTAATGTTCCTGGCGTCATGGCAGCACGGACGATTGAACAACCGCGCGAACGGCTTGTGACGATGTTGTTAACACCACTGATGTCTTGTTCGGCACGTTTGCCTGTATATGCTTTATTTGTCGGTGCGTTTTTTGCCGCACATCAAGCGATTGTCGTTCTTTCGTTATACGTTCTTGGCGTCTCACTTGCTCTTATACTCGCTAAGCTATTTTCATTAACGATCTTAAAAGAAGAAGCATCCGTATTCGTCGTTGAATTGCCACCATATCGTATGCCTCAGTGGCAAGCATTATGGCGCAGTACGTGGGATAAAGGAAAAGGATTTGTGAGAAAAGCAGGGACGTTCATTTTTGGTGGTTCCGTTGCTATTTGGCTCTTATCTTATGTCGGGCCACATGGTGTAAATGTAAATATGGACGACAGCTTTTTAGCGATGATTGGTGGTGTGCTTGCGCCGTTACTTGCTCCGCTTGGATTTGGTACGTGGCAAGCTGGTGCCGCGTTATTAACCGGATTTTTAGCAAAAGAAGTCGTTGTGTCGACGATGAACATTATTTATCACGTGCCGGATGTCGAATCGCTTCAAGGACTCATGGCATCGCACTTTACTGCTCTATCTGCATTTAGTTTTATGGTATTTGTTTTATTATATGTTCCATGTTTAGCAACTGTTGCGACGATTTATAAAGAAACACGTTCGCGAAAATGGACGATGTTTTCGATTGGTTATGCGCTAGTTTTAGCCTATATCGTTTCGTTTGTCATTTACCAAGTCGGAAGCTTATTCGGCTTCTAA
- a CDS encoding FeoB-associated Cys-rich membrane protein: MIASVVIGSVIFGYAGWTIFRFIQKSKRGTCAACSVKGSCGTNCHEKS; the protein is encoded by the coding sequence ATGATCGCAAGTGTTGTCATCGGATCTGTCATTTTCGGATATGCAGGATGGACAATTTTCCGCTTTATTCAAAAAAGTAAACGTGGCACATGCGCTGCTTGCTCAGTCAAAGGATCATGCGGCACAAATTGTCATGAAAAAAGCTGA
- a CDS encoding acylphosphatase, giving the protein MIVRYSVVAHGRVQGVGFRYFAQYEARRRGLTGWVKNCEADHMIEMEVQGETERVEAFVDEIKKGPPFARVERVEQYAIPTVPHETTFRIIY; this is encoded by the coding sequence ATGATCGTTCGTTATTCCGTTGTTGCGCACGGTCGCGTACAAGGTGTAGGTTTTCGTTACTTTGCCCAATATGAAGCAAGAAGGCGGGGTTTAACTGGTTGGGTAAAAAATTGTGAAGCCGACCATATGATCGAAATGGAAGTTCAAGGCGAGACAGAGCGAGTAGAAGCATTTGTTGATGAAATAAAAAAAGGACCACCGTTTGCACGTGTCGAACGAGTAGAACAATACGCCATTCCTACCGTCCCTCACGAAACGACCTTTCGCATCATCTATTGA
- a CDS encoding DUF4397 domain-containing protein: MNEIDRYIQKAVMYDLLARYYQYRDHDQYEKYMRKHMEYVEKLAKSREEERVDDDGRIRLFHASPNAPAVDVYVNGQKILRNMKYKQLSQYMKVPKGEHRIDVYPAGHTTSPVLSQTIQVLPKMAYTLAVIGDVHHLQLLSILDEPYAPYGKAKVRFAHFSPDAPAVDIALRGGDVLFQNASFGKVTNYIEAPVNEKLHVDVRVAGTNQVVLSIPNVRFQPNKSYTVVAVGYVSRTPSLQVLVLES; encoded by the coding sequence GTGAACGAGATAGATCGTTACATTCAAAAAGCAGTGATGTACGACTTATTAGCGCGCTACTATCAATATAGAGATCATGATCAATATGAAAAGTATATGCGAAAACATATGGAGTATGTAGAAAAACTTGCGAAGTCACGCGAGGAAGAGCGAGTGGATGATGATGGACGCATTCGTCTGTTTCACGCTTCACCGAATGCCCCTGCAGTTGACGTATACGTGAATGGACAAAAAATATTGCGCAATATGAAATATAAACAACTAAGTCAATATATGAAAGTGCCAAAAGGAGAGCATCGCATCGACGTGTATCCAGCAGGACATACGACGTCTCCGGTTCTAAGTCAAACCATTCAAGTTTTGCCAAAAATGGCGTATACGCTTGCGGTCATTGGTGACGTACATCACTTGCAACTTCTTTCTATTCTCGATGAACCATATGCACCGTACGGAAAAGCGAAAGTGCGTTTTGCTCATTTCTCGCCCGATGCGCCAGCGGTAGATATTGCGCTACGTGGTGGGGATGTGTTGTTCCAAAATGCTTCGTTTGGAAAGGTGACGAATTATATTGAGGCGCCAGTCAACGAAAAATTGCATGTCGATGTGCGGGTGGCAGGGACAAATCAAGTCGTTTTATCGATTCCCAATGTGCGCTTCCAACCAAATAAGTCTTATACGGTCGTTGCCGTCGGTTACGTATCCCGCACTCCTTCATTACAGGTGTTAGTATTAGAGTCATAA
- a CDS encoding NAD(P)-dependent oxidoreductase, with translation MFPLFIRMAGKKVVIAGGGQIAYRRLLPLLDEGACITVISPKAIDAIVHLAEQKRITWHARSIEPSDYADAFFIIAATNDPNINEQIATYASPNQLVNVASNHLFGNVHVPAFFSRGKLQIAITTGGASPTLAKQIKKQLEQQFDESIAQHLETLYEQRQKRKEP, from the coding sequence ATGTTTCCTCTTTTCATACGAATGGCAGGGAAAAAAGTGGTCATTGCCGGTGGCGGACAAATTGCGTATCGCCGCCTCCTCCCTCTTCTTGATGAAGGGGCTTGCATTACCGTCATTAGCCCAAAAGCGATCGACGCCATTGTTCATTTAGCCGAACAAAAGCGAATTACGTGGCATGCACGTTCAATTGAACCGAGCGACTATGCCGATGCTTTTTTCATTATTGCCGCAACGAATGATCCAAACATCAATGAACAAATCGCTACCTATGCATCCCCAAATCAACTTGTCAACGTAGCGAGCAACCATCTTTTCGGCAACGTTCATGTACCTGCCTTTTTTTCACGTGGAAAATTACAAATTGCTATTACAACAGGGGGAGCAAGCCCTACACTTGCAAAACAAATCAAAAAACAACTTGAACAACAATTCGATGAATCGATCGCTCAACATCTCGAAACATTATACGAACAACGCCAAAAGCGAAAAGAGCCTTGA